gaccTCGAGTCGCCGCTGCTGTCCGACGgcgagccggcgccggcggactcCAAGGGCAACGCGTACGCGCTCGTCTGCaccctcctcgcctccctcaCCTCCATCATCTACGGCTACAgtaagcgccgccgcctccttcttcTTAGCTTCTTGCCACGGATCGAAATAATGGTTGCAACGTCTCCCTCGcttcgcgcgcgcgcgccaccgCAGATCGCGGCGTGATGAGCGGGGCGCAGAAGTTCGTGCAGGCGGACCTGGGCGTCACGGACGGGCAGCTGGAGGTGCTCATCGGCGCCACCAGCGTCTACTCCCTCGTCGGCTCGCTGGCGGCGGGCTGGACCTGCGACcgcgcgggccgccgccgcgccgtcgccatCTCCGCGGCCTTGTTCCTCGCCGGGTCCgcggtcaccgccgccgccgacgggtaCGCCGCGCTCATGGCCGGGCAGCTCGTCACCGGCATCGCGTGCGGGTTCGGGCTCGTCATCGCGCCCGTCTACATCGCCGAGatcgcgccggcgagctcgcgtGGGTTCCTCTCCTCCATCCCCGAGGTACGAGtacgacgtcggcgtcggcggcggcggcgtttctCCGCGCGCACGCGCTTGCATGGCTGCCGTTCATTATTTCGTTCTTGAAAATGCGGTGGTCCAGATTGCTAATTAGGAAGTTGGTAGAGGAAAATCAGGTGGAAGTGGTAAGATCTGAAATCCTAAGTATTAGGTCAGCTTGATGACTAGATCAGTACGTGTCttttcaaatgaaaaacaagAGAACACGATGAAATTTAAAATTAAAAGTTGGTTGGATGGATCTACGACTTGCCCATAAATTTTATATGGAGAGAAACCAAATCGGACGTGCATGATGTTGCGCACGCCGGGTTGAGTTGTTTTTTTGCAGTTGCAGATCCTGTGGTACAGTGTTAGTTGACTGACAGCATTAATTAAACCAGATTTTAATGTTCAATTTACCATGATGATTTTTGTTCAAGAATGATTTACCTTGCATGATGCATGGTAAAATGCTACAACAAGTTTTACAGCCGCTTGTAATTGTGACAATATTTATGATGTTGTTTACTGTTGTTTATTTCTGACGTGCTTGCGCGTGCCGCGTCAGATCGCCGGCAACTCGGGCATCCTGCTCAGCTACATCGCCGACTTCGCGTTCGCGGGCCTCCCCACGACGCTCAACTGGCGTCTCATGATCGGCATCGGCGCCGTCCCGCCGCTCTtcctcgcggcggccgcggtgctCGCCATGCCGGAGACCCCGCGCTGGCTCGTCCTCCACGGCCACCCCGACGAGGCCCGCCGCGTGCTCGCGCGCACCGCGggggacgccgccgtcgccgaccgccgcctccAGGAGATCGTGACCTCAGTCCGGGAGGCGTCCAAGAacgccgccgtctccggcgGTGGCAAGTCGTCGTCGACGGGCGTGTGGCGCgagatcctcctccgcccgACGCCGGCCGTCCGCCGCGTGATGCTCGCCATCGTCGGCCTGCAGGTGTTCCAGCAGGCCTGCGGCGTGGCGGCACTGGTGTTGTACGCGCCGCGGGTGTTCAGCCACGTCGGGATCACCTCGGAGCGCGCCGTGCTCGGCGCTAccgtcctcctcggcgccgtCAAGACGGCGGCCATCGTGGTCCCGCTGTTCCTCGCcgaccgcctcggccgccggccCATGCTGctcgccagcgccggcggcatGGCCGCGTCGCTCCTGGTGCTGGGCCTCTCgatgcgcgcgccgccgccgccggcggcctcgtggtgggcggcggcgacgtgcgtcgcggcggccacggcgttCATGGCGGCGTTCTCGCTGGGGTTCGGGCCGGTGATCTGGATGTACGGGTCGGAGATCCtgccgctgcggctgcgcgCACAGGGGACGGGGATCGGGACGGCGGTGAACCGGGTGATGAGCGCCGTCGTGGGGATGACGTTCATCTCCATGTACGAGGCGGTCGGCATGGCCGGGAGCTTCTACATCTTCGCGGCGTtctccgcggcggcgtgggtgtTCGTGTACGCGTGCCTGCCGGAGACCAAGGGGAGAACCCTCGAGGAGATGGAGGCGCTCTTCGACGCCGGTGCCAAGCCCTCGCCACGGGCGGTGCTGTCGTAACTCGTGATCTGGGCAGCGACACGGAAGAAGCAGGTAAGTTGTCAAGGGTGTAAAAGACTGGTAAGACGCATGGTTAGGGGGTGGGCTAGCATAAATGCATAATTGTTACTAGTACAGCGTGATAAGGGCTCGTTTAGGAGGACTTTGGGTGTGGTTTTTCTGtgaagaaatttttttttttggcttcggCTTGTCTGGATGGAAAAACGTTTGGAAAAACAGCTTCTCCTAGCTG
This sequence is a window from Setaria italica strain Yugu1 chromosome III, Setaria_italica_v2.0, whole genome shotgun sequence. Protein-coding genes within it:
- the LOC101755393 gene encoding polyol transporter 5: MKKEEDLESPLLSDGEPAPADSKGNAYALVCTLLASLTSIIYGYNRGVMSGAQKFVQADLGVTDGQLEVLIGATSVYSLVGSLAAGWTCDRAGRRRAVAISAALFLAGSAVTAAADGYAALMAGQLVTGIACGFGLVIAPVYIAEIAPASSRGFLSSIPEIAGNSGILLSYIADFAFAGLPTTLNWRLMIGIGAVPPLFLAAAAVLAMPETPRWLVLHGHPDEARRVLARTAGDAAVADRRLQEIVTSVREASKNAAVSGGGKSSSTGVWREILLRPTPAVRRVMLAIVGLQVFQQACGVAALVLYAPRVFSHVGITSERAVLGATVLLGAVKTAAIVVPLFLADRLGRRPMLLASAGGMAASLLVLGLSMRAPPPPAASWWAAATCVAAATAFMAAFSLGFGPVIWMYGSEILPLRLRAQGTGIGTAVNRVMSAVVGMTFISMYEAVGMAGSFYIFAAFSAAAWVFVYACLPETKGRTLEEMEALFDAGAKPSPRAVLS